The Burkholderia pyrrocinia genome includes a window with the following:
- a CDS encoding amino acid ABC transporter ATP-binding protein: protein MIDIDNVSKWYGQHRVLDSCTTAVQKGEVVVICGPSGSGKSTLIKTINGLEGFQQGSITVDGVSVGHSKADLTSLRTRVGMVFQHFELFPHMSILQNLTLAQMKVLHRSREESYSKAMTLLDRVGLKSHTHKYPGQMSGGQQQRVAIARALSMDPTAILFDEPTSALDPEMINEVLDVMIELAQEGMTMICVTHEMGFARKVADRVLFMDAGVIVEDCVKDSFFDMPRSERARDFLAKVLH from the coding sequence GTGATTGATATCGACAACGTTTCAAAGTGGTACGGCCAACATCGTGTACTGGATAGCTGCACGACGGCCGTTCAAAAAGGCGAGGTAGTGGTAATCTGTGGGCCCTCGGGATCCGGAAAATCGACGCTGATCAAGACCATCAATGGGCTGGAAGGATTCCAGCAAGGTTCGATAACCGTCGACGGCGTCAGTGTGGGACACTCGAAAGCAGACCTCACGTCACTGCGCACCCGAGTGGGAATGGTTTTCCAGCATTTCGAGCTGTTCCCCCATATGAGCATTCTTCAGAACCTCACGTTGGCACAGATGAAGGTGCTTCATCGGTCCCGCGAAGAATCCTACTCGAAGGCGATGACGTTGCTCGATCGGGTGGGTCTCAAATCGCATACACATAAGTACCCTGGGCAGATGTCGGGCGGGCAGCAGCAGCGTGTTGCTATCGCGCGTGCATTGTCGATGGACCCGACGGCGATTCTGTTCGACGAGCCTACATCCGCGCTAGATCCCGAGATGATCAACGAAGTGTTGGACGTCATGATCGAGCTTGCGCAAGAAGGAATGACGATGATCTGCGTGACGCATGAGATGGGTTTTGCACGCAAGGTCGCGGATCGTGTGCTTTTCATGGATGCGGGCGTTATCGTGGAGGACTGCGTCAAGGACAGCTTTTTCGATATGCCTCGATCGGAACGGGCGCGGGATTTTCTGGCGAAGGTCCTGCATTGA
- a CDS encoding pyridoxal phosphate-dependent aminotransferase — MTHVPNIVSRSLLHLSSHMGKTGPSAISRVMAAVAERKRNGKKVIGLHVGEPDFDTPDHIKETAIRAIQAGDTHYTAPDGSPAMKEAVQHKFHRDYDLKIELNEIVIAPGAKTLIFMALFATLERGDEVILPAPYWGSYIDIIEMMGATAVVVPTRPEDAFRLHADDLEKAITPRTRWLLLNSPSNPSGTVYELEHYVPLLVVLENHPHVWLMADDMYEHIVYDDVKFVTPSQIRPNLRSRMLTVNGVSKAYAMTGWRIGYAVGPAALMQAIVAIISQSTSCACSIAQAAAVEALRGPQDVVERYRLEYAERRELVIRDLNAIPGLSCIAPKGAFYALVDWKELMGKTTEAGECLWTDEEFCRYLLDEYGVGVVPGAPFGAPGYFRVSFAGAIPVLSEGMALLRTACAALA, encoded by the coding sequence ATGACCCACGTACCAAACATCGTTTCGCGTTCGCTGCTGCATCTGTCGAGTCATATGGGCAAGACCGGACCTTCGGCGATTTCCCGCGTGATGGCGGCGGTGGCGGAGCGCAAGCGCAATGGAAAAAAAGTCATTGGCCTGCATGTCGGCGAACCGGACTTCGACACGCCTGACCATATCAAGGAGACGGCGATTCGCGCTATTCAGGCAGGCGACACTCACTATACGGCGCCGGACGGCAGCCCCGCCATGAAGGAAGCGGTCCAGCACAAGTTTCACCGCGACTATGACCTGAAAATCGAACTCAACGAGATCGTCATCGCACCCGGCGCCAAGACACTGATCTTCATGGCGCTCTTTGCGACCCTCGAACGGGGAGACGAGGTCATTTTGCCCGCCCCCTATTGGGGCAGCTATATCGACATCATCGAGATGATGGGAGCGACGGCCGTTGTGGTGCCGACCCGACCAGAGGACGCATTTCGCCTGCACGCGGACGATCTCGAAAAAGCGATCACGCCCAGAACGCGATGGCTGCTGCTGAATTCACCTTCGAATCCGTCCGGAACGGTTTACGAACTCGAACACTATGTGCCTCTTCTGGTCGTTCTCGAGAATCATCCGCATGTCTGGCTGATGGCGGACGACATGTACGAACACATTGTCTACGACGACGTGAAGTTCGTGACGCCTTCCCAGATACGCCCGAATCTGCGCAGCCGCATGCTGACGGTGAACGGCGTTTCGAAGGCCTATGCGATGACTGGCTGGCGCATCGGTTACGCGGTTGGACCCGCTGCGCTCATGCAGGCGATCGTCGCAATCATCAGCCAGTCCACGTCATGCGCCTGCTCGATCGCGCAGGCCGCGGCGGTCGAAGCACTACGGGGGCCGCAGGACGTGGTCGAACGGTACCGGCTGGAATACGCCGAGCGGCGCGAACTGGTGATTCGGGACCTCAACGCCATTCCCGGACTTTCCTGCATCGCCCCGAAGGGGGCGTTCTACGCGCTTGTCGACTGGAAGGAGCTGATGGGCAAGACAACCGAGGCTGGCGAATGTCTGTGGACCGATGAGGAATTTTGCCGATATCTGCTGGACGAGTACGGGGTCGGGGTTGTGCCTGGCGCACCGTTCGGCGCACCAGGGTATTTTCGCGTGTCATTCGCCGGTGCGATTCCCGTTCTTTCTGAGGGCATGGCCTTACTGAGAACCGCCTGCGCTGCTCTCGCTTAG
- a CDS encoding acetolactate synthase large subunit yields MNGAESLVRTLLQSGVDTCFANPGTSEMHFVAALDQIPGMHCVLGLQENVVTGMADGYYRIAEKPACTLLHCGPGLANGLANLHNARRARSGIVNIVGDQATYHRQFDAPLTADTDSLARTVSSWVRTSGSSAEVGHDAASAVQAARTAPGQIATMILPADASWSAGGVVAEALVVPVAPAIDPFAVEQAARVLRERKNVLILLAGRGVLAKSQALAWRIARATGAAVRYDFVNGRLARGQGRLPVERVPYGTDHAIESLASFDHIILVNAKPPVGFFAYPDKPSRQYPSHAQLHVLSRYDQDPEAALQALVDALNAPVAAMPDPGPRPEIASGAPTPEGLARTLAALMPDDAIVSDESISYGRSFYRHTHAAAPHDWLQLTGGAIGDGLPVATGAAMGARGNRRVISLQADGSAMYSLQALWTQARERLPCTTILLNNSKYNILVGEYRNVGATPGPTAMSMLDLGNPALNWTKIADGLGVEAARATTMEECADLMARSFGREGPFLIELMV; encoded by the coding sequence GTGAATGGTGCGGAAAGTCTGGTAAGAACGCTGTTGCAGTCGGGTGTCGACACCTGTTTCGCGAATCCCGGTACGAGCGAGATGCATTTCGTCGCGGCGCTCGATCAGATCCCCGGCATGCACTGCGTGCTGGGCCTGCAGGAGAACGTCGTCACCGGCATGGCGGATGGCTACTACCGGATCGCCGAAAAGCCAGCCTGCACGTTGCTGCACTGTGGTCCCGGCCTTGCCAACGGCCTCGCAAATCTCCACAACGCGAGGCGTGCACGCAGCGGCATCGTCAACATCGTCGGCGATCAGGCGACCTATCACCGCCAGTTCGATGCGCCGTTGACGGCGGACACCGACAGCCTCGCGCGCACGGTGTCGAGTTGGGTGCGCACGAGCGGCAGCTCGGCCGAGGTCGGACATGATGCAGCCAGCGCGGTGCAGGCGGCCCGCACCGCGCCAGGTCAGATCGCCACGATGATCCTGCCGGCCGATGCATCGTGGAGTGCGGGCGGCGTCGTGGCCGAAGCGCTCGTCGTTCCGGTCGCGCCGGCGATCGATCCGTTCGCAGTCGAACAAGCCGCGCGCGTGCTGCGCGAGCGCAAGAATGTGCTGATCCTGTTGGCCGGGCGCGGCGTGCTCGCCAAATCGCAGGCGCTTGCATGGCGCATCGCGCGGGCCACCGGTGCGGCCGTTCGTTACGACTTTGTAAACGGACGCCTCGCGCGCGGCCAGGGGCGGCTTCCGGTCGAACGCGTACCGTACGGCACCGATCACGCCATCGAGTCGCTCGCCAGCTTTGACCACATCATTCTCGTCAACGCGAAGCCGCCCGTCGGCTTTTTCGCCTACCCGGACAAGCCGTCCAGGCAATATCCGTCGCATGCGCAACTGCATGTCCTGTCGCGCTATGACCAAGATCCCGAAGCCGCATTGCAGGCACTGGTCGACGCGCTGAACGCGCCAGTGGCAGCGATGCCCGACCCGGGCCCACGTCCGGAGATCGCAAGCGGCGCGCCGACCCCTGAAGGCCTGGCGCGCACGCTGGCCGCGCTGATGCCCGACGACGCGATCGTCTCCGACGAAAGTATTTCCTACGGCCGTTCGTTTTACCGTCATACGCATGCCGCTGCGCCGCACGATTGGCTTCAGCTGACCGGCGGCGCAATCGGCGATGGTCTGCCGGTTGCGACGGGCGCCGCCATGGGTGCGCGTGGCAACCGTCGGGTGATCAGTTTGCAAGCCGACGGCTCGGCCATGTATTCGTTGCAGGCGCTATGGACGCAAGCTCGGGAGCGTCTCCCGTGCACGACGATCCTGCTGAACAACAGCAAGTACAACATTCTCGTCGGCGAATATCGGAACGTTGGCGCGACACCTGGCCCGACCGCCATGAGCATGCTCGACCTCGGCAACCCGGCGCTCAACTGGACGAAGATCGCCGACGGCCTTGGCGTCGAGGCGGCACGCGCGACCACGATGGAAGAATGTGCCGACCTGATGGCCCGAAGCTTCGGGCGGGAGGGCCCGTTCCTGATCGAACTGATGGTTTGA
- a CDS encoding LysR family transcriptional regulator: protein MDTKLLQDFLALAATGNFTRAAELRHVSQAAFSRRIQALESWAGVPLVERGSIPSRLTEAGQRLRVTAAETVAKLSRAKADLSGAAPRQQEHIRVGISSSLATLFLPQWWSAWTRDIQLTAEVMVGDIYDLVTALASNHVDILITYECNELPLPFSPERYESKWIRGDCLKPFASRQWIQEKGVVWPGTAAAPIPLLMWTRGHYMDRLVERVIEKAPFPLIGTRVFENRSLEVLHAMTSHGHGVAWMLETLVLAAGNDCVSLGGAAWSLPMSVRAFREIENANPALECLWQMLPHST, encoded by the coding sequence ATGGATACGAAGCTCCTGCAGGATTTCCTGGCATTGGCCGCTACCGGCAACTTCACTCGTGCCGCCGAGTTGCGCCATGTGTCGCAAGCAGCGTTCAGCCGCCGGATTCAGGCGCTCGAAAGCTGGGCGGGCGTGCCGCTGGTGGAGCGAGGCTCGATACCGAGCCGGCTGACCGAGGCCGGGCAGCGGTTGCGCGTCACTGCGGCGGAGACCGTCGCCAAACTGTCCAGGGCGAAGGCCGATCTGTCCGGAGCCGCGCCGCGTCAACAAGAACACATTCGGGTTGGGATCAGCTCGTCGCTGGCCACGCTGTTTTTGCCGCAGTGGTGGTCAGCGTGGACTCGTGACATCCAGTTGACCGCTGAAGTCATGGTCGGCGATATCTATGATCTTGTGACGGCGCTCGCGTCGAATCACGTCGACATCCTGATCACATACGAATGCAACGAATTGCCGCTGCCGTTTTCACCGGAGCGCTACGAGTCGAAGTGGATCAGAGGCGACTGCCTAAAACCGTTCGCATCCCGGCAGTGGATCCAAGAAAAGGGCGTTGTCTGGCCGGGCACGGCTGCTGCCCCCATTCCACTGTTGATGTGGACGAGGGGTCATTATATGGATCGGCTCGTCGAGCGCGTCATCGAAAAAGCGCCGTTTCCGCTGATCGGGACGAGAGTATTCGAGAATCGCTCGCTCGAAGTGCTCCACGCGATGACGTCCCACGGGCATGGGGTAGCCTGGATGCTTGAAACCCTGGTGCTGGCCGCCGGCAATGATTGCGTATCGCTGGGAGGCGCGGCCTGGAGCTTACCGATGTCGGTCCGGGCATTTCGCGAGATAGAGAACGCGAATCCTGCGCTGGAGTGCCTGTGGCAAATGCTTCCGCATAGCACGTGA
- the pstS gene encoding phosphate ABC transporter substrate-binding protein PstS, giving the protein MNIRILVPCTLALVAIAAQAADITGAGSTFAAPIYTKWADAYKKAGGGKVNYQGIGSSGGLKRIVAKTVDFAGSDAPLKDDELAKEGLFQFPTVIGGVVPVVNVPGVKSGELTLSGPLLGDIYLGKIKKWNDPAIAALNPKVKLPDTDVAVVRRADGSGTSFIWTNYLSKVNGEWKSKIGEGTTVNWPTGTGGKGNDGVAAFVQRLPGAIGYVEWAYAKKNNMTYTALKNSTGTVVEPKTETFKAAAAGANWSKSFYQILTDEPGKDAWPVVGATFVLLHAKQDKPEQGTETLKFFDWAFRNGNQAATDLDYISLPDPVVSEIRKQWKAKIKDASGKALVD; this is encoded by the coding sequence ATGAACATCCGGATCCTGGTTCCCTGCACCCTTGCGCTCGTTGCCATCGCCGCACAAGCTGCCGATATCACCGGCGCAGGCAGCACTTTTGCCGCACCGATTTACACGAAATGGGCCGATGCGTACAAGAAGGCGGGCGGCGGCAAGGTCAACTATCAAGGCATCGGTTCGTCGGGCGGCCTGAAGCGGATCGTCGCGAAGACGGTCGATTTTGCCGGTTCGGACGCGCCGCTGAAGGATGACGAACTCGCGAAGGAAGGCCTGTTCCAGTTCCCGACGGTGATCGGCGGCGTGGTGCCGGTCGTCAACGTGCCGGGCGTGAAGTCGGGCGAGCTGACGCTGTCGGGCCCGCTGCTCGGCGACATCTACCTCGGCAAGATCAAGAAGTGGAACGACCCGGCGATCGCCGCGCTGAACCCGAAGGTCAAGCTGCCGGATACGGACGTCGCGGTGGTTCGCCGCGCTGACGGCTCGGGCACCAGCTTCATCTGGACGAACTACCTGTCGAAGGTCAACGGCGAGTGGAAGTCGAAGATCGGCGAAGGCACGACGGTCAACTGGCCGACGGGCACGGGCGGCAAGGGCAACGACGGCGTCGCGGCCTTCGTGCAGCGCCTGCCGGGCGCGATCGGCTACGTCGAGTGGGCGTACGCGAAGAAGAACAACATGACCTACACCGCGCTGAAGAACTCGACGGGCACGGTGGTCGAGCCGAAGACGGAAACGTTCAAGGCCGCGGCTGCCGGCGCGAACTGGTCGAAATCGTTCTACCAGATCCTGACGGACGAGCCGGGCAAGGACGCATGGCCGGTCGTCGGCGCGACGTTCGTGCTGCTGCACGCGAAGCAGGACAAGCCGGAACAGGGCACGGAAACGCTGAAGTTCTTCGACTGGGCATTCCGCAATGGCAACCAGGCCGCCACGGATCTCGACTACATCTCGCTTCCTGATCCGGTCGTGTCCGAAATCCGCAAGCAATGGAAGGCGAAAATCAAGGACGCCTCCGGTAAAGCGCTTGTGGACTGA
- a CDS encoding methyltransferase family protein → MKQAQAIQDAGVRGACAQSTLVPHSTAVGGESKRISLIELGARVSSVTVLGVFAYLIYLPWRLDPSRITLLLLLVSAVLTVGMSAFANLPTRRDWHPVAMCFSLGGSFYCLTYQLTASTQLIPEWAGGGWQICGIAWQLFAKLSLGRSFGLLPANRGVVSTGAYRFMRHPIYAGYLLSEIGFLLANFSTRNLLVISIWMLLQIGRISMEERVLSEDADYRAYKTKVRYRLIPGVF, encoded by the coding sequence ATGAAGCAGGCACAGGCCATACAGGATGCAGGGGTGCGGGGAGCGTGCGCGCAGAGTACGCTAGTGCCGCACTCGACAGCTGTCGGAGGGGAGTCGAAGCGGATCAGTCTGATCGAGCTTGGCGCTCGCGTGTCTTCGGTGACCGTGCTGGGCGTATTTGCTTATCTGATCTACCTGCCGTGGCGATTGGATCCGAGTCGGATCACGCTGCTCCTGCTGCTGGTCTCCGCAGTACTGACCGTCGGAATGTCAGCCTTTGCGAATTTGCCGACGCGGCGCGACTGGCATCCCGTCGCGATGTGCTTTTCTCTTGGCGGTTCGTTCTACTGCCTCACGTATCAGTTGACCGCCAGTACACAACTGATTCCGGAGTGGGCCGGAGGAGGCTGGCAAATTTGCGGGATTGCGTGGCAGCTGTTCGCGAAGCTGTCGCTGGGGCGCTCGTTCGGTCTGCTGCCAGCCAATCGCGGGGTGGTCTCGACCGGTGCGTACCGGTTCATGCGTCACCCGATCTATGCCGGTTACTTGTTGTCCGAAATCGGTTTCCTGCTCGCAAACTTCAGTACTCGAAACTTGCTCGTGATCAGCATCTGGATGCTGTTGCAGATCGGGCGAATCAGTATGGAGGAGCGAGTGTTGTCGGAGGATGCGGATTATCGCGCGTACAAGACGAAAGTTCGGTACCGGTTGATTCCGGGCGTGTTTTGA
- a CDS encoding toxin-antitoxin system YwqK family antitoxin, whose amino-acid sequence MAELDIAEVFYASGALRYRYCRYLAADGSRWIRHGPFVAYREDRTLASEGTYEHGVEHGAWKDFHPNGQLAALGNYDHGTEAEKWAYWDAEGRLEA is encoded by the coding sequence ATGGCGGAATTGGATATCGCAGAAGTCTTTTATGCAAGCGGTGCACTTAGATACCGCTATTGCAGATACCTGGCTGCTGATGGGAGCCGATGGATTCGGCACGGTCCTTTTGTCGCCTATAGAGAGGACCGTACGCTCGCATCTGAAGGGACCTACGAACACGGAGTTGAGCACGGAGCCTGGAAGGATTTCCATCCAAACGGACAACTGGCTGCGCTTGGCAACTACGACCACGGAACGGAAGCTGAAAAATGGGCGTACTGGGATGCTGAGGGGCGACTGGAGGCGTAG
- a CDS encoding 2'-5' RNA ligase family protein — protein MFTTAFVVEVSAAEPAVADLRRRFDASASLGVPAHITLLFPFMSPDEITSDVIRQSESALSLVPSFDFSLTQIGRFPTTTYLTPDPVEPFVALTTALVKRFPKYRPYGGVHDGTIPHLTVAHGDAATANSAATALEERLRILEPIRTRCSSVSLLENSSGCWKQMRVFDLPAINMRSQ, from the coding sequence ATGTTCACGACAGCGTTTGTCGTTGAGGTTTCCGCAGCCGAACCTGCAGTCGCTGACCTGCGGCGCCGCTTCGATGCTTCCGCAAGCTTGGGGGTCCCGGCACATATCACGCTTCTGTTTCCGTTCATGTCACCCGACGAAATTACGTCGGACGTAATTCGACAATCCGAAAGCGCGTTGAGCCTTGTGCCATCGTTCGATTTTTCGTTGACGCAAATTGGTCGGTTTCCGACCACCACCTATCTCACCCCAGATCCTGTCGAGCCGTTCGTCGCACTGACAACTGCCCTGGTCAAACGCTTTCCCAAATATCGTCCGTACGGCGGCGTACACGATGGCACAATTCCGCATCTGACTGTCGCGCACGGAGACGCCGCAACAGCAAATTCCGCCGCCACCGCGCTGGAAGAACGTCTGCGCATTCTTGAGCCGATTCGAACACGATGTAGTTCCGTGTCTTTGCTTGAAAACTCCTCAGGATGTTGGAAACAGATGCGTGTATTCGATCTTCCCGCAATCAACATGCGGAGCCAGTAG
- a CDS encoding nucleotidyltransferase family protein, whose amino-acid sequence MDGTTIVQKGAGKLIADVRHWILRCLDGSQRVVNGEQSSMSAANLEARLTSIARQSAWFWPALVAARSLNLSSWCIGAGVIRNLVWDELHAFRTPSALSDIDVAYFDSTDFSAARDASLKRCLTDMLPGVPWEVTNQATVHLWFERTFGHPVPPLGSLEDAVASWPEFATSVGIVLRDDDSVDVIAPHGLDDLFSMVIRRNPQRVSVDTYRKRVAEKQYRKRWPQVVVVPC is encoded by the coding sequence GTGGATGGGACGACAATCGTTCAGAAAGGGGCGGGCAAGCTGATCGCCGATGTCCGCCATTGGATCTTGCGCTGTTTGGACGGCAGTCAGCGCGTCGTTAATGGAGAGCAATCGTCCATGTCAGCAGCCAACTTGGAAGCACGTCTTACGAGTATCGCGCGCCAATCGGCATGGTTCTGGCCTGCACTCGTCGCCGCGCGTAGCCTAAATCTATCCTCATGGTGTATCGGGGCCGGGGTGATACGCAACCTCGTGTGGGATGAACTGCACGCGTTTCGGACGCCATCCGCGCTATCGGACATCGATGTTGCTTACTTTGACTCGACCGATTTCTCCGCCGCGCGGGACGCGAGCCTCAAGCGTTGTTTGACCGACATGCTTCCCGGTGTGCCGTGGGAGGTTACCAATCAAGCCACCGTTCACCTCTGGTTCGAGCGAACCTTTGGTCATCCAGTTCCACCGCTTGGTTCGTTGGAAGACGCAGTCGCATCTTGGCCCGAATTTGCGACCTCGGTCGGGATCGTGCTTCGTGATGATGACTCGGTCGACGTTATTGCGCCGCATGGGCTGGACGATCTTTTCTCGATGGTCATTCGGCGCAACCCGCAGCGAGTTAGTGTTGATACGTATCGAAAGCGTGTAGCGGAAAAGCAATACCGAAAGCGCTGGCCCCAAGTAGTCGTCGTACCTTGCTGA
- a CDS encoding ABC transporter substrate-binding protein has protein sequence MPLAPAVLSAFTPTGKLRASINLGNPILANRDPATGEPFGVSIDLARAFAERLSAELELVVFDTAGKSVQALTEERADFGFFAVDPLRGETVSFTAPYVLIEGFYLVRDASPILTNADVDQPHNRVTVGKGSAYDLFLTRELKAAQIVRAPTSQAVVQTFVEQQLEVAAGVKQQLEADAAKTAGLRLLDERFMVIRQAMGVPKSRGEAAAAALNEFVEDMKASGFVADSLRRHGITGASVAP, from the coding sequence ATGCCCCTCGCCCCCGCCGTCCTCTCCGCCTTCACCCCAACCGGCAAGCTGCGCGCGTCGATCAATCTCGGCAACCCGATCCTCGCGAACCGCGACCCTGCAACAGGCGAACCGTTCGGTGTGTCGATCGACCTGGCGCGCGCGTTCGCGGAACGCCTGTCGGCCGAGCTGGAACTCGTCGTATTCGACACCGCCGGAAAATCGGTGCAGGCGCTGACCGAAGAGCGCGCCGATTTCGGCTTCTTCGCGGTCGACCCGCTGCGCGGCGAAACGGTTTCGTTCACCGCGCCGTACGTGCTGATCGAGGGTTTCTACCTCGTGCGCGACGCTTCGCCGATCCTCACGAACGCCGACGTCGACCAGCCGCACAACCGCGTGACCGTCGGCAAGGGCAGCGCGTATGACCTGTTCCTCACGCGCGAACTGAAGGCCGCGCAGATCGTGCGCGCGCCGACGTCGCAGGCCGTCGTGCAGACGTTCGTCGAACAGCAACTGGAAGTGGCGGCCGGCGTGAAGCAACAGCTCGAAGCCGATGCGGCAAAGACGGCAGGCCTGCGCCTGCTCGACGAGCGGTTCATGGTGATCCGGCAGGCGATGGGCGTGCCGAAGAGCCGCGGCGAGGCGGCCGCGGCGGCGCTGAACGAATTCGTCGAGGACATGAAGGCGTCGGGCTTCGTCGCCGATTCGCTGCGGCGGCACGGCATCACCGGCGCGTCGGTTGCGCCGTAA
- a CDS encoding MFS family transporter: MKANTVPSDATATSADTRRRIRAIVGASSGNLVEWFDFFVYSFCSLYFAHAFFPSGDRTTQLLNAAGVFAAGFLMRPIGGWLFGRIADRHGRKQSMVMSVLMMCGGSFAIALLPTYAQIGAAAPALLVVARCLQGLSVGGEYGTSATYMSEIAQPGRRGFFSSFQYVTVIGGQVAALAVVVVLQQWLTHDELAAWGWRIPFALGAVGAVVSIFLRRSLDETTTARTRGRDDAGSLKGLVVHRRALWTVIGFTAGGSLIFYTFTAYMQKYLVNTVGMHAKTASAIMTGALVVFMLMQPAFGALSDRIGRRRSLMLFGLFAAVGTVPFFTLLKATHDPLVAFALIVGALAAVSFYTSISGIAKAELFPPEVRALGVGLPYAIANAIFGGSAEYAALSLKSAGIESVFFWYVAALGAVVFLVSFAMPDPRKGSYLCD; this comes from the coding sequence ATGAAAGCCAACACCGTACCGTCCGATGCGACGGCCACGTCCGCCGACACGCGGCGCCGCATCCGGGCGATCGTCGGCGCATCGTCCGGCAACCTGGTCGAGTGGTTCGACTTCTTCGTCTATTCGTTTTGCTCGCTGTATTTCGCGCATGCGTTCTTTCCGTCCGGCGATCGGACCACGCAACTGCTGAATGCGGCCGGCGTGTTCGCGGCCGGCTTCCTGATGCGACCGATCGGCGGCTGGTTGTTCGGCCGCATTGCCGATCGGCATGGCCGCAAGCAGTCGATGGTGATGTCCGTGCTGATGATGTGCGGCGGTTCGTTCGCGATTGCGTTGTTGCCGACCTACGCGCAGATCGGCGCCGCCGCGCCGGCGCTGCTGGTCGTTGCCCGATGCCTGCAGGGCCTGTCGGTCGGCGGCGAGTACGGCACCAGCGCGACCTATATGAGCGAAATCGCGCAACCCGGTCGACGTGGCTTCTTTTCGTCGTTCCAGTACGTGACGGTCATTGGCGGCCAGGTTGCCGCGCTTGCCGTGGTGGTCGTGCTGCAGCAATGGCTGACGCACGACGAACTGGCCGCGTGGGGCTGGCGAATTCCGTTCGCGCTCGGCGCGGTGGGCGCCGTCGTGTCGATCTTTCTGCGCCGATCGCTCGACGAAACGACGACGGCTCGTACGCGCGGTCGCGACGATGCGGGCTCGTTGAAAGGGCTCGTCGTGCATCGTCGAGCGTTGTGGACGGTGATCGGCTTCACCGCGGGCGGGTCGCTGATCTTCTACACGTTCACTGCGTACATGCAGAAGTATCTGGTGAATACCGTCGGCATGCACGCGAAGACCGCCAGCGCGATCATGACGGGCGCGCTCGTCGTCTTCATGCTGATGCAACCGGCGTTCGGCGCGCTGTCCGACCGGATCGGCAGGCGACGCTCGCTGATGCTGTTCGGCTTGTTCGCCGCTGTCGGCACGGTGCCCTTCTTCACGCTGCTGAAAGCGACGCACGATCCGCTTGTCGCGTTCGCATTGATCGTTGGAGCGCTTGCGGCCGTGAGTTTCTACACATCGATCAGCGGCATCGCGAAGGCCGAATTGTTTCCGCCCGAAGTGCGCGCGCTCGGTGTCGGCCTGCCGTACGCGATTGCGAACGCAATATTCGGCGGATCGGCGGAATATGCGGCGCTGTCGCTGAAGTCCGCCGGCATCGAGTCGGTGTTTTTCTGGTACGTCGCGGCGCTCGGCGCAGTGGTCTTCCTGGTGTCGTTCGCGATGCCGGATCCGCGAAAGGGCAGCTACTTGTGCGACTGA